The following DNA comes from Mycobacterium sp. MS1601.
GAGATCGAAACCATCAATCGCTGCAAACTCGATGCGGGCAACTACCAGATGGCTGTCGAGGCAGTGGTGTGGCGCAGTTTCGAACAGACCCTGCCGCCGGATGCCGTCGAACTCGACATCGCCGGTCACCGCGCCGCGCAGTATTGGATCATGAAGCCGACCGACTGGAACAATCGCTGGTGGTTCACGTGCATGGTGGCGTTCAAGACCAGCTACGGCTTGATTCAGCAGTCGCTGTTCTACTCCCCCATCTACTCCGAACCCGATGTCGACTGCATGGCGGAGAACCTGCGCCGGGCCCACGAGCTGGCCCCGCA
Coding sequences within:
- a CDS encoding DUF3558 domain-containing protein, yielding MLTRMRLLAALGAVFAAVVIMVGNPAPTPVATDVALRGTGAPYPLATTTIKWPVLETTDPSPFEPCRDLPIDVINNIGLGFTPPEIETINRCKLDAGNYQMAVEAVVWRSFEQTLPPDAVELDIAGHRAAQYWIMKPTDWNNRWWFTCMVAFKTSYGLIQQSLFYSPIYSEPDVDCMAENLRRAHELAPHYVY